The DNA window GACTGATCATTTTCTTTAAAACGGAAGACACGGTCTTGTCAGTCAGGTCACTCACAACTGAAGATCACTGCTTCCCGGTCTTTAACCgtttaaaatatcacaaaaaatgtgtttgttACACTTATTAGAATAAAGTTGTAGTGAAACGATACTACTACTACTATAATATTACACTCAAACTAGTGCATTCATATAATTGTCTGAGGTTGGTATTGGTTAAAAGCTTTATCTACTAAACTCGAACATTCTCCGTCTACCTTCACTAATTTCTCGGCAACCAAACGTGACTTACGTACCATCCCATCTATCGCATTTAATGTACTGGGAAATAACCAGCTGCAAGTAGCTTCGGAATTTAATTGCTTTCATTCCATTCACAGGTGACATTCCCCACGGTACGACAAACTCCAAACCAGCGAGTTACGTCATCGAAGACACCCCCTTCACCGAGTGAAGTGTGTTTCGTTTAGTCATCTAGTTGCCTACCGATTACAAATTCGATTGCAATCAGGAGCATGAATTCTGTCCTCATTACCGGCTGTAATCGAGGTCTCGGCCTTGGACTAGTCAGAAGCTTTCTGAAACTTCCTTCGCCGCCACGGCACATTATCGCTACTTGTCGTAATCTACAGCAAGCCGAGGTAAGATAGAATATTACATAGGTAGCAGCGGATCCCAATCAAATATCTTAGAATGTCATGAATGAATGATGCCGTGATGATAAGCAGGGTGATTGTTTTCCGTGCAATAATTGCTCTCATTTTATCGCTTGAAGAATGTGGTACACACTTGAAACTATTTGCGCAAAGAAACGCGTTTTATTTGTGCTTCTAACAGAGCTAGACGAGACGATAATTAAACACTTACGATTTATGGGCGCCATGTTTCAATCCCTTTAGTAAGTTGTACGACTTCCTCACCGAATATGCTTGAATCAAAAAACGTGTTTCACACGGACAGATCACACAAAAATAATTTCGCACTAATATTTATCTACCACAGTATCAAATGCACAGTTGTTTACGAAATTAACGAGGCTTGACaacaaattttgattttattcacTAGCCAACTGAGACGTTGATGTTCGTCTGTTAACAATATTCACTGCCGGTGACGTCTAAGTTCAGACTGCGCTTCCCACGAAGGGTTTTACACTAATCGTACGGTTGGAAATAAATACCGTTGAATTTATAACTGTATATGAAATGAGCTCCCGGCACGCACACATACGACCCGATCTCGATCTGGCAGCATTTGTTGGGTTCTACGGCATCGCGTTCCAGCAATGTTGCGCGATGTGGTTAGATGTTGCGTCACATAAACGATGACGGGCACTATTTTTTTGAAGATTCTagaattttattacaaattttagctagggtaatgagcccaTTTTTATCTTGTTTCTATTAGCTTAGCTTAGGCCGAGTAAATAATGAATTAGTGTGACATTCTCCCTAATACGGCCCTATCGTCACGAAGATAGGATAGAGCGACAAATTAATGCaacattaatttaaaattattgacATACTTCGATGTTACAttaatttcatatattttaagTAGCTCAATGCGGAGGCTTAGCGGAATCGGTGCATAATTTTTCTATGTTTAAAACCGAAAACCTTGTGAGCATGCCTAAACAAAATTAATACGAAATTACCGCCAAACAATACCTTTTTCGCATTTTTTATTCAGCTCGTTTATTTGAGACACGTTAGTCTTGTTCGCTTATTTAATATAGAATcaaattgaatttcattcatatttaTCTGTTCAAGTTCATCAACAattcattctcaaaaaaaaaaaattgatgaaaataatAGCTGTTGCCTTTATTTTTTGGGATTTATTTTGAATCAGTGCTGTCAATAATTGCTTTATTTCCCGCCAATAAATTCAATTATATATTATATTGACATGGGGTTTTATTGGACATACGCGataattaaaatttacattttattctGAATGCCGAACTGTAATAATAATTGCAATTTATATCAAAACGTTTTGATATTTAATTAACCTTAACTCACTTATAATACAATTAAACAATTAGAAAAATGCAACATTTTCACGCTGAAGGAATCACAGTACACTGATACCAACTAACTGGTGCAGCGCTGCTGCATTCCACTAATACCTATAATAATTAATGACGTTATAGTTTTCTTTCCACGTGCCCTCGTGTGCATTCGTCACGATGACTATACCATTTCTACGGTTGAATGTACACATGGTGATTTTCCTCTATGACGTGAAAATAATCTACCAACCTGGCGTATGACTGTTATCTATTTAAATTTGATCAGTTCGCTTCGGCAGCTGCATGCTACGCACTTTTCGGGTATAGCTAATACAGCAAAGCATTTTCGAAGAACTAATAACCCTTTTGCTTCTCCACTACAGGAACTCAACTCGCTGGCACAGCAGCATTCTAACTTACATATTCTCCAAATCGGTAAGACTGTGGCCGCCTGAAGCAGCTCATCCTAAAGACTACTAGCTAATCGCTGAAATCACACGTTTTTTTGTCTCTGCAGATTTGAAGGATATAGACAAGTACGACCAATTCGTCGGCCAGGTGGAATCCATTGTCCAAGATAACGGTCTGAACGTGTTGTTCAACAATGCCGGCATATCGCCCAAATCAACACGGCTCGGTTTCGTCAAAGGCGACGATCTGGTGGAAACTTTCGTGACTAATACCGTCGCACCGATTATGCTGACCAAGGTAAAGTAAGCAAGCATCGCTATACCTTATCTCTTCGGAAGCATGCACGTGTTAATCGATTGCTGATTTTAGGCGCTGGTTCCGCTGTTGAAAAAGGCAGCTGAAGTGAACGCTTCGGTACCGATTGGACCGCAAAAAGCGTGCATCGTCAATATGAGCTCCATTCTCGGTTCAATCGAAGCTAACTCGGATGGGGGATTGTACGCATACCGAACGTCCAAGTCGGCATTGAATGCCGCCACCAAATCAATGAGTATTGATTTGAAGCCTAACAACATCATGGCCGTGGTATTACATCCTGGTTGGGTACGTACCGATATGGGC is part of the Topomyia yanbarensis strain Yona2022 chromosome 1, ASM3024719v1, whole genome shotgun sequence genome and encodes:
- the LOC131681422 gene encoding C-signal isoform X2, producing MLRTFRELNSLAQQHSNLHILQIDLKDIDKYDQFVGQVESIVQDNGLNVLFNNAGISPKSTRLGFVKGDDLVETFVTNTVAPIMLTKALVPLLKKAAEVNASVPIGPQKACIVNMSSILGSIEANSDGGLYAYRTSKSALNAATKSMSIDLKPNNIMAVVLHPGWVRTDMGGSKAPLSVEQSCAKMVQTVMGLSDVHNGTFLQYDGKQLQW
- the LOC131681422 gene encoding C-signal isoform X1, producing the protein MNSVLITGCNRGLGLGLVRSFLKLPSPPRHIIATCRNLQQAEELNSLAQQHSNLHILQIDLKDIDKYDQFVGQVESIVQDNGLNVLFNNAGISPKSTRLGFVKGDDLVETFVTNTVAPIMLTKALVPLLKKAAEVNASVPIGPQKACIVNMSSILGSIEANSDGGLYAYRTSKSALNAATKSMSIDLKPNNIMAVVLHPGWVRTDMGGSKAPLSVEQSCAKMVQTVMGLSDVHNGTFLQYDGKQLQW